In Deinococcus sp. QL22, the following are encoded in one genomic region:
- a CDS encoding ABC transporter substrate-binding protein has protein sequence MKRAVLTTLALLAAGSASAQTTSQAAPRTVNIGLGYIPNVQFTPFYVADTLAYFKAEGLNVKYQHGFVSELMPLLLQGKLDFIVGDPEDAVFARNQGAQVKYIMAMYQKIPVTVFSTKPLNNVADLKGKTLGIPGPFGSTYNAVQALLDSAGLKEGSDVKLASIGFTQLDAVRAGRVDAAAGYINNEVVQLRAAGTRVYTLDVTSAYPMVGVGLITADKNLKTDLARKVVRASQRGLKFTVTDPARAFRLAQPTFGTGGGTLEILRASTPLMTGTYTRVNGIGASDPTAWNKAVAALIKQGSLPAGAKATDFYTNTLVSKTIR, from the coding sequence ATGAAACGCGCCGTGCTGACCACTCTCGCCCTGCTTGCCGCTGGATCGGCGTCGGCCCAGACCACATCTCAGGCCGCGCCGCGCACCGTCAATATCGGCCTCGGCTACATTCCTAATGTGCAGTTCACGCCGTTCTATGTGGCCGACACGCTGGCGTATTTCAAGGCAGAGGGCCTGAACGTGAAGTATCAGCACGGCTTCGTCTCGGAACTGATGCCTCTGCTGCTGCAAGGCAAGCTGGACTTTATTGTGGGCGATCCCGAAGACGCGGTGTTTGCCCGCAATCAGGGCGCACAGGTCAAGTACATCATGGCTATGTACCAGAAGATTCCAGTCACCGTGTTTAGCACCAAGCCGCTGAACAATGTGGCCGACCTGAAAGGCAAGACGCTGGGGATTCCCGGCCCTTTTGGAAGCACCTATAACGCCGTACAGGCCCTGCTGGACAGCGCGGGCCTGAAGGAAGGCAGCGACGTGAAACTTGCCAGCATCGGCTTTACGCAGCTTGACGCGGTGCGGGCCGGGCGCGTGGACGCCGCCGCCGGGTACATCAACAACGAGGTGGTGCAGTTGCGGGCCGCCGGAACCCGCGTGTACACGCTGGACGTGACTTCGGCCTACCCGATGGTGGGCGTGGGCCTGATCACTGCCGACAAAAACCTGAAGACCGATCTGGCCCGCAAGGTAGTCCGGGCCAGTCAGCGCGGCCTGAAATTCACGGTTACCGACCCTGCCCGCGCTTTCCGGTTGGCCCAGCCCACCTTCGGCACAGGCGGCGGCACACTGGAGATTTTGCGCGCCAGCACGCCCCTGATGACGGGTACGTACACCCGCGTCAACGGCATCGGGGCCAGCGATCCCACGGCATGGAACAAGGCGGTGGCCGCGCTGATCAAGCAGGGCAGCCTGCCCGCCGGGGCCAAAGCCACCGACTTTTATACCAATACGCTGGTCAGCAAGACTATTCGCTAA
- a CDS encoding RIO1 family regulatory kinase/ATPase codes for MSERGGQDWLDTELNDLDTGLERKEKHKVKKPLGRRKLATLKKGAEGEADEIIKRLTDLGHITEIVAELKSGKEATAYVARGPRGSILVKLYRELEARSFKNDAIYREGQTVLDERARKAMQSRSLKGLAMLQMGWVTAEYAHLWKLWNAGLSVPEPLVGPSPFDYEKTTPAVLMRLIGTEDAPAPRLSDAVLTPTQARSAWEQSLNGMAHLLRLGYAHGDYSTYNLLWQLDSQQSDSKQGDSEQDENDMQHIDIMTNNKIQNEEAGTVVIIDFPQLTTRQNPNFAQLLRRDADSLSMSFRRHGIQQGGEATLKEVQKRALGPAPTPRVVLP; via the coding sequence ATGAGCGAGCGCGGCGGCCAGGACTGGCTAGATACAGAGCTGAACGACCTCGATACGGGGCTGGAGCGCAAAGAGAAGCACAAGGTCAAAAAACCGCTGGGCCGCCGTAAGCTGGCCACGCTCAAGAAGGGCGCGGAGGGCGAGGCCGATGAGATCATCAAGCGGCTGACCGATCTGGGCCACATTACCGAGATCGTGGCCGAACTGAAAAGCGGCAAAGAGGCCACTGCGTATGTGGCACGCGGCCCACGCGGCAGCATTCTGGTGAAGCTGTACCGGGAACTGGAAGCCCGCAGCTTCAAGAACGACGCCATTTACCGCGAAGGCCAGACTGTGTTGGACGAACGGGCCAGAAAAGCGATGCAGAGCCGCAGCCTGAAAGGGCTGGCGATGCTGCAGATGGGATGGGTCACGGCGGAATACGCCCATCTCTGGAAGCTGTGGAATGCAGGCCTGAGCGTGCCGGAACCCCTCGTGGGGCCGTCCCCCTTCGATTACGAGAAGACCACTCCCGCCGTGTTGATGCGTCTGATCGGCACCGAAGACGCCCCCGCCCCCCGCCTTAGCGACGCGGTGCTGACGCCCACGCAGGCCCGCAGTGCCTGGGAACAGAGCCTGAACGGAATGGCGCATCTGCTGAGGCTGGGGTACGCGCACGGCGATTACAGCACCTACAACCTGCTCTGGCAACTGGATTCACAGCAGAGCGATTCAAAACAGGGCGATTCAGAGCAAGACGAGAACGACATGCAGCACATCGACATCATGACGAACAACAAGATTCAGAACGAGGAGGCAGGAACCGTGGTCATCATCGACTTTCCGCAACTTACGACCCGGCAAAACCCCAACTTTGCCCAACTGCTGCGCCGCGACGCCGACAGCCTGAGCATGAGCTTCCGTCGGCACGGCATCCAGCAAGGTGGAGAAGCCACCCTGAAAGAAGTGCAAAAGCGTGCGCTCGGGCCTGCGCCGACGCCGCGTGTAGTCCTGCCCTAA
- the rimO gene encoding 30S ribosomal protein S12 methylthiotransferase RimO, with product MTATTQRPADSMLVAPKKVGFISLGCPKALVDSERILTQLRAEGYEVAASYEDAHAVIVNTCGFITPAVEESLNAIGEALDATGRVIVTGCLGERPEKILERHPKVAAITGSEAVDDVMEHVRRLLPIETDAFTGLLPVAAPGMRPDVQLPTREDTRHGDVFAPSVRLTPRHYAYVKIAEGCNHTCSFCIIPKLRGLQVSRDAGAVLYEAFRLVAGGTKELMVISQDTSAYGVDVRHRESEFQGEQVRAHLTDLAVKLGEMGAWVRMHYVYPYPHVDRIVELMAQGKILPYLDIPLQHASPKILRSMRRPGAGKQLDTIQRWRAICPELVIRSTFIVGFPGETETEFQELLTFLEDARLDRVGAFPYSDVDEADANKLEGAVPQDVKEARLARFMEVAQRISAEKLAEKVGRVMDVIIDEFNDDEDDAPGTRMIGRTKGDAPGIDGQVYLFAGELAGQLKIGDIVKARIEDSDEYDLYGEVLERPEWKPNVPQLGHFGKH from the coding sequence ATGACGGCAACAACCCAGCGCCCAGCAGACAGCATGTTGGTGGCCCCTAAAAAAGTAGGATTCATCAGCCTCGGCTGCCCCAAAGCCCTCGTAGACAGCGAGCGCATCCTGACCCAACTCCGGGCCGAAGGCTATGAAGTGGCCGCCAGCTACGAAGATGCCCACGCCGTGATCGTGAATACTTGCGGCTTTATTACGCCCGCCGTAGAGGAAAGCCTGAACGCCATTGGCGAAGCGCTGGACGCGACGGGCCGCGTGATCGTGACCGGATGCCTGGGCGAGCGGCCCGAAAAGATTCTGGAGCGCCATCCCAAAGTGGCCGCCATTACGGGGTCTGAGGCTGTAGACGACGTGATGGAGCATGTGCGGCGGCTCTTGCCCATAGAAACCGACGCCTTTACCGGGCTGCTACCTGTGGCCGCCCCCGGCATGCGCCCCGACGTACAACTGCCTACCCGCGAGGACACCCGGCACGGCGACGTGTTCGCCCCCAGCGTGCGCCTGACCCCCCGGCATTACGCCTACGTGAAAATTGCCGAGGGCTGCAACCACACCTGCTCGTTCTGCATCATTCCCAAATTGCGCGGCCTGCAGGTCAGCCGGGATGCGGGCGCGGTGCTGTACGAAGCCTTCCGCTTGGTGGCGGGCGGCACGAAGGAACTGATGGTGATTTCGCAGGACACGAGTGCATACGGCGTGGATGTGCGCCACCGTGAAAGCGAGTTTCAGGGCGAGCAGGTGCGTGCCCACCTGACCGACCTGGCCGTGAAATTGGGCGAAATGGGCGCGTGGGTGCGGATGCATTACGTGTACCCCTACCCCCATGTCGACCGGATCGTGGAACTGATGGCGCAGGGCAAAATCCTGCCTTACCTGGATATTCCCCTTCAGCACGCCTCGCCCAAGATTCTGCGTTCTATGCGGCGACCCGGTGCGGGCAAGCAACTGGACACCATCCAGCGTTGGCGTGCCATCTGCCCGGAGCTGGTCATTCGCTCTACCTTCATCGTTGGCTTTCCCGGCGAAACCGAAACCGAGTTTCAGGAGTTGCTGACCTTTCTGGAAGACGCCCGCCTCGACCGCGTGGGAGCCTTCCCCTACAGCGATGTGGACGAAGCCGACGCCAATAAGTTGGAAGGCGCAGTGCCGCAGGACGTGAAAGAAGCCCGCCTCGCCCGCTTTATGGAAGTCGCGCAGCGCATCAGTGCCGAAAAGCTGGCCGAGAAAGTGGGCCGTGTGATGGACGTGATCATCGACGAATTTAATGACGACGAGGACGACGCCCCCGGCACCCGCATGATTGGCCGCACCAAAGGCGACGCGCCCGGCATCGATGGTCAGGTGTACCTGTTTGCAGGCGAGTTGGCCGGGCAACTCAAGATTGGCGACATCGTCAAGGCCCGGATTGAGGACAGCGACGAATACGATCTCTACGGCGAAGTGCTGGAGCGCCCGGAGTGGAAGCCGAATGTGCCGCAGCTGGGCCACTTCGGCAAGCACTGA
- the minD gene encoding septum site-determining protein MinD produces MNAKVIVVTSGKGGVGKTTTTANIGAALAKLGEKVVVIDVDVGLRNLDVVMGLESRVVFDLIDVLEGKCRMSQALIRDKRVENLYLLPASQTRDKDALDPEVFKTVVRGLIEDEKFDRVLIDSPAGIESGFRTAAAPAEGALVVVNPEVSSVRDADRIIGLLESQQVNEIRLLINRLRPKMVASGNMLSEADILDILGVKPIGVVPEDEGIIVSTNVGEPAVLGKTKAGQAFMDTARRMKGEDVPYPKFDEDKGFWSAWRRLFGGA; encoded by the coding sequence ATGAATGCGAAGGTCATCGTGGTCACGTCCGGGAAGGGGGGCGTGGGCAAAACCACCACCACCGCCAACATCGGTGCGGCGCTTGCCAAATTGGGCGAAAAAGTGGTTGTCATCGACGTGGACGTGGGTCTACGAAACCTCGACGTGGTCATGGGCCTCGAGTCCCGTGTGGTCTTTGACCTGATCGACGTTCTGGAAGGCAAGTGCCGCATGAGTCAGGCTCTCATCCGCGACAAACGCGTAGAGAACCTGTATCTGCTGCCCGCCTCCCAGACCCGCGACAAGGACGCCCTTGACCCCGAAGTGTTTAAAACGGTGGTGCGCGGCCTGATCGAAGACGAGAAGTTTGACCGCGTGCTGATCGACAGCCCCGCCGGAATCGAGTCGGGCTTCCGCACCGCTGCCGCCCCCGCCGAGGGTGCGCTGGTGGTCGTAAACCCCGAAGTCTCCAGCGTGCGCGACGCTGACCGGATTATTGGCCTGCTGGAATCTCAACAGGTCAATGAAATCCGCCTGCTGATCAACCGCCTGCGGCCCAAAATGGTCGCCAGCGGCAACATGCTCAGCGAGGCCGATATTCTGGACATTCTGGGCGTCAAGCCGATTGGCGTGGTGCCGGAAGACGAGGGAATCATTGTGAGTACCAACGTCGGGGAGCCTGCGGTACTGGGCAAAACCAAGGCGGGACAGGCCTTTATGGATACCGCCCGCCGCATGAAGGGCGAAGACGTGCCGTATCCCAAGTTCGATGAAGACAAGGGCTTCTGGTCGGCGTGGCGTCGTCTGTTTGGGGGGGCGTGA
- the minE gene encoding cell division topological specificity factor MinE, which produces MFSWMKRGRTKETLKDRLELVLAYDRAQIPPGKVDALRQDLLEVVKRYFPTGSSSIEIEQRGDMVVLMANIPIDENAPGHTSNRGR; this is translated from the coding sequence ATGTTTTCATGGATGAAGCGGGGCCGCACCAAAGAGACCCTCAAAGACCGCCTCGAATTGGTGCTGGCCTATGACCGCGCCCAGATTCCGCCCGGCAAGGTAGATGCCCTGCGCCAAGACCTGCTGGAAGTCGTCAAGCGCTACTTTCCCACGGGAAGCAGCAGCATCGAAATAGAGCAGCGCGGCGATATGGTCGTGCTGATGGCGAACATTCCGATTGATGAGAACGCGCCGGGGCACACATCGAACCGGGGGCGCTGA
- a CDS encoding FtsW/RodA/SpoVE family cell cycle protein: protein MKYDLRFPVIILALLVVGLLTVSTAALAPRVAPGVFNKQLIGVALAAVPIALLWWAGRDRIYSVAPYLYGLALLMQASTFVIGKEVNGQKNWIELGPLQFQPLEILKFAMILMLPVVLRSGYQGIKTYAFALAVFLPAIGLVVIQDFGGALVLAVMFGVIMLAARIPWWHAVLAVLALGVAFPTVLYPKLEPYQQKRLTIFLDPYQDPRGAGYQVIQSTIAVGSGGLQGKGYKEGSQSHNGFLPEAHTDFAFSTWAEEQGLVGGLAVLVLYGMLFWGLAGMAAEAPRLQDQILFAGILGQIGFQVIENVGAALSVLPLTGITLPLISYGLSSLVSTLSTLGLAYVMYRDRHGGMI, encoded by the coding sequence GTGAAGTACGACTTACGTTTTCCGGTAATCATTCTGGCCCTGCTGGTGGTGGGCCTGCTGACGGTCAGTACGGCGGCGTTGGCTCCCCGCGTGGCCCCCGGCGTGTTCAACAAGCAACTGATCGGGGTAGCGCTGGCCGCCGTGCCGATTGCGCTGCTGTGGTGGGCCGGGCGTGACCGCATTTACAGCGTTGCGCCGTATTTATACGGTCTCGCGCTATTAATGCAGGCTAGTACCTTTGTGATCGGTAAGGAAGTGAACGGCCAGAAAAACTGGATCGAACTGGGGCCGCTGCAATTTCAGCCGCTGGAAATCCTGAAATTTGCCATGATCCTGATGCTTCCGGTGGTGCTGCGGAGCGGCTATCAGGGCATCAAAACGTATGCTTTTGCGCTGGCGGTCTTCCTGCCTGCCATTGGCCTCGTGGTCATTCAGGATTTCGGCGGCGCACTGGTGCTGGCCGTGATGTTCGGCGTCATCATGCTGGCCGCCCGCATTCCGTGGTGGCACGCTGTCTTGGCAGTTTTGGCGCTGGGCGTGGCTTTTCCTACCGTGCTGTATCCCAAGCTGGAGCCGTACCAGCAAAAGCGCCTGACCATTTTCCTGGACCCCTACCAAGACCCACGCGGGGCCGGGTATCAGGTCATTCAAAGCACGATTGCGGTGGGTTCGGGCGGCTTGCAGGGCAAGGGTTACAAGGAGGGCTCGCAGTCTCACAACGGCTTCCTGCCCGAAGCGCACACCGATTTTGCTTTCAGCACATGGGCCGAAGAACAGGGTCTGGTGGGCGGCCTCGCCGTGCTGGTGCTGTACGGCATGCTGTTCTGGGGACTGGCAGGCATGGCCGCCGAAGCGCCCCGGCTGCAAGACCAGATTTTGTTTGCAGGCATTCTGGGCCAGATCGGATTTCAGGTCATCGAAAACGTGGGCGCGGCCCTGAGTGTGCTGCCGCTGACCGGAATCACGCTGCCGCTGATCAGCTACGGTCTCAGCAGTCTGGTCAGTACCCTCAGTACGCTGGGGCTGGCGTATGTAATGTACCGGGATCGGCACGGCGGCATGATTTAG
- a CDS encoding pitrilysin family protein, with amino-acid sequence MRVLTLPATLVLTLALSFGAVSFAQTAAPAPAAAATVLQLPAGVSLVSEVEGIREYRLRNGLRVLLFPDNSQQTFTLNVTYLVGSRHESYGETGMAHLLEHMVFKGTPTSGNILEGLGKRGADFNGTTSEDRTNYFETMTNTGDNLEWAIKMEADRMVNSKIAAADLKTEMPVVRNEFESGENSAFGLLYKRVRSVAYDWHNYGNTAIGNRSDVENVPIGALQAFYRRYYQPDNAVVTLAGNFDAQATLNLMAQTFGQIRRPFRSLPALYTEETPQDGERSLTVRRVGDEQIALAAYHMPSVRHSDMPALLVLDEILANEPAGRLYAALVQSKQATAMGSLTNSASDPGLLMYAAVLGKDDDMARAQATLLSTLENASKTPFTEEDVTRVRTRVANGFEQLLTKPESVGVTLSEYIAAGDWRLLFKLRDDLGKVTPADVQRVAATYLKPTNRTLGLFVPTPTPDNVTITAAPSAAELLKGYQGRAAIAAGETIAPEPAAIEARVTREKIAVGVAQANTVQADVALLTKKTRGERVEFVLSVDFGNPDTVKADRGAADFIAPLLTRGSAGLTRQQLSDQLEATKTQLNVSGDATGVSVSVSTDRANLPGALALVRKVLREPAFPQADFDELKKGSLDGLESGRGDPQSVASLALARAFMPPGAKPGDLGYAPTLDEQLADLKAVTLEGVQDYYRRVWGAARIQVSAVGDFDPQTVRAAVPEILNGWTSGVPYARVITPLVTPAAQNLVLKVPDKANAIYLARLNFPLRDDQPDYAALLVAMRVYGSGTDSRLFNRLRQQDGLSYGAGGSTSVSSRDEKASFTAYAIFNPDVTAKVETAMREELDRARKDGFTATEIATAKTALLQEARVARSADGTLAGSLANQLDLGRTYAFTADLEARISAVTPEQATAALVKYVNPANLVIVRAGTFK; translated from the coding sequence ATGCGCGTTCTCACCCTGCCCGCTACCCTAGTTCTGACCCTGGCCCTCAGCTTCGGCGCCGTTTCTTTTGCTCAGACCGCCGCGCCTGCACCTGCTGCCGCCGCCACTGTCCTGCAACTTCCGGCGGGCGTCTCTTTGGTATCCGAGGTAGAGGGCATTCGTGAATACCGCCTGCGTAACGGCCTGCGCGTGCTGCTGTTTCCCGACAATTCTCAGCAGACCTTTACGCTGAACGTGACGTACTTGGTGGGTAGCCGCCACGAGAGCTACGGCGAAACCGGCATGGCGCACCTTCTGGAGCACATGGTGTTTAAGGGAACCCCCACCAGCGGCAACATTCTGGAAGGGCTGGGCAAGCGCGGAGCCGACTTTAACGGCACCACCAGCGAAGACCGCACCAACTACTTTGAGACGATGACCAACACCGGAGACAATCTGGAATGGGCCATAAAAATGGAAGCAGACCGGATGGTGAATTCCAAAATTGCCGCCGCCGACCTGAAAACTGAGATGCCGGTGGTGCGGAACGAATTCGAATCGGGCGAAAACAGCGCATTTGGGCTGCTGTACAAGCGGGTACGCTCGGTGGCCTACGACTGGCACAACTACGGCAACACGGCCATCGGCAACCGCAGCGACGTGGAAAATGTGCCGATTGGGGCGCTGCAAGCCTTTTACCGCAGGTACTACCAGCCTGACAACGCGGTGGTGACGCTGGCGGGCAATTTTGACGCGCAGGCCACACTGAACCTGATGGCACAGACCTTCGGGCAGATTCGCCGTCCCTTTCGCAGCCTACCCGCCCTGTACACCGAGGAAACTCCGCAAGACGGCGAACGCAGCCTGACCGTGCGGCGTGTGGGCGACGAGCAGATCGCGCTGGCCGCCTACCACATGCCCAGCGTGCGTCACTCCGACATGCCCGCGCTGCTGGTGCTGGATGAAATCCTGGCGAATGAGCCTGCTGGACGCCTGTATGCCGCGTTGGTGCAGTCCAAGCAGGCCACCGCTATGGGCAGCCTGACCAACAGCGCCAGCGATCCGGGCCTGCTGATGTACGCGGCGGTGCTGGGCAAAGACGATGATATGGCGAGAGCTCAGGCGACGCTGCTGAGCACGCTGGAAAACGCCTCCAAGACGCCCTTTACCGAAGAAGACGTGACCCGCGTGCGCACCCGTGTCGCCAACGGGTTTGAGCAACTGCTGACCAAACCCGAATCGGTGGGCGTGACTCTCAGTGAGTACATTGCTGCCGGAGATTGGCGCCTGCTGTTTAAACTGCGCGACGATCTGGGCAAAGTGACGCCCGCCGACGTACAGCGCGTGGCCGCCACCTACCTGAAGCCCACCAACCGCACGCTGGGTCTGTTTGTCCCCACCCCCACGCCCGACAACGTGACAATAACCGCTGCCCCCAGCGCCGCTGAGCTGCTGAAGGGCTATCAGGGCCGCGCCGCAATTGCCGCCGGAGAAACCATTGCGCCTGAACCTGCCGCCATCGAAGCCCGCGTGACCCGAGAGAAAATTGCGGTAGGCGTAGCGCAAGCCAACACAGTGCAGGCCGACGTGGCCCTGCTGACCAAAAAGACGCGCGGCGAACGGGTGGAATTCGTACTGAGCGTGGATTTCGGCAACCCCGACACCGTGAAGGCCGACCGGGGAGCCGCCGACTTTATTGCGCCGCTACTGACTCGCGGCAGCGCGGGCCTCACGCGCCAGCAACTGAGTGACCAACTGGAAGCCACCAAAACGCAGCTGAACGTCAGCGGCGACGCCACCGGAGTCAGCGTGAGCGTCAGCACTGACCGGGCCAACTTGCCGGGCGCTTTGGCCCTGGTTCGCAAGGTGCTGCGCGAACCTGCCTTCCCGCAGGCCGACTTTGACGAACTGAAGAAAGGCAGTCTGGACGGGCTGGAATCGGGGCGAGGCGACCCCCAGAGCGTGGCGAGTCTGGCGTTGGCACGGGCCTTTATGCCCCCCGGAGCCAAACCCGGCGACCTTGGCTACGCCCCCACGCTGGATGAGCAACTGGCTGACCTGAAGGCCGTGACGCTGGAGGGAGTGCAGGACTACTACCGCCGCGTCTGGGGAGCCGCCCGGATTCAGGTTTCGGCGGTGGGCGACTTCGACCCGCAAACCGTCCGGGCCGCCGTGCCCGAAATCCTGAACGGCTGGACGAGTGGCGTGCCGTATGCCCGCGTGATCACGCCTCTGGTCACGCCCGCCGCCCAAAATCTGGTGCTGAAGGTACCCGACAAGGCCAACGCGATTTATCTGGCCCGCCTGAATTTCCCCCTGCGCGACGACCAGCCCGATTACGCGGCCCTGCTGGTGGCCATGCGTGTGTACGGCAGCGGCACCGACTCGCGCCTGTTCAACCGCCTGCGCCAGCAAGACGGCCTGAGTTACGGCGCGGGCGGCAGCACCAGCGTGTCTTCGCGTGATGAAAAGGCGAGCTTCACGGCCTACGCGATCTTTAACCCGGACGTGACGGCAAAGGTGGAAACCGCCATGCGCGAGGAACTTGACCGCGCCCGCAAAGACGGCTTTACCGCCACCGAAATCGCCACCGCCAAAACCGCCCTGCTGCAAGAAGCCCGCGTCGCCCGCAGCGCCGATGGCACGCTGGCCGGAAGCCTCGCCAACCAACTGGATCTTGGGCGCACTTACGCCTTTACTGCCGATCTGGAAGCCAGGATCAGCGCCGTGACGCCCGAACAGGCCACCGCCGCCCTTGTCAAGTACGTGAACCCGGCGAATCTGGTCATCGTGCGAGCGGGGACGTTTAAATAA
- the pgl gene encoding 6-phosphogluconolactonase, whose amino-acid sequence MNIRTFPTPELTAAAAAEAFAQTARAAVRDRGAFHVALSGGSTPKLMYKVLRDMPEMPWQSVHIYFSDERSVGPDSPESNYRLAQDELLNHVPVPTAQVHRMGGEVQPLDAAAEAYAALLPTQLDAVLLGMGDDGHTASLFPGTGALGATGRVASNFVPRLNTGRLTFTYAEINAARERWILVTGAGKAGILRQVHQGEGGHPIAGVQDAVWFVDAAAGAELANI is encoded by the coding sequence ATGAACATCCGAACCTTTCCTACACCCGAGCTGACCGCTGCCGCCGCTGCCGAAGCGTTCGCCCAGACTGCACGGGCGGCGGTGCGGGATCGGGGAGCTTTTCATGTGGCCCTGTCGGGCGGGAGCACACCCAAACTGATGTACAAGGTGCTGCGCGACATGCCCGAAATGCCGTGGCAGTCGGTACATATCTATTTCAGCGATGAACGCAGCGTGGGGCCGGATAGCCCGGAGAGCAATTACAGGTTGGCGCAGGATGAACTGCTGAACCATGTGCCGGTGCCCACCGCGCAGGTTCACCGGATGGGGGGTGAGGTGCAACCGCTGGACGCGGCAGCCGAGGCTTACGCCGCGTTGCTGCCCACCCAACTGGACGCCGTGCTGCTCGGCATGGGCGACGACGGCCACACCGCCAGCCTGTTTCCCGGCACAGGCGCGTTGGGGGCAACCGGGCGTGTGGCTTCCAACTTCGTGCCCCGGCTCAACACGGGCCGCCTGACCTTCACCTACGCTGAGATCAACGCCGCCCGCGAACGCTGGATTCTGGTCACGGGTGCGGGCAAGGCTGGGATTTTGCGGCAGGTACACCAGGGCGAGGGCGGCCACCCCATCGCAGGCGTGCAGGACGCGGTGTGGTTTGTAGACGCGGCAGCTGGGGCTGAGTTGGCAAATATTTAG
- a CDS encoding glucose-6-phosphate dehydrogenase assembly protein OpcA — protein sequence MTYATDLKPIGPVDTTVRLAQMALDELWGQTQVETRAYTGNIVALTVKKHLGRVEEALAGLEGRYAGRQIIGVMDGTEDVVVHATLVPQPGGLYVERLILNASAEQLQGAILPLLRPATVNHVWWGADSQPTGPLLAELTDIADQVIADSLTLDIPPARHYALADLGWSRSAGWREALAQVFDSGDAARQLPRIDRLTVRYSGTKDLPARLFAGFIADTLGWKNLNDVELKRSRCHRENGDLCGAELSGDGVRFVLSADTGDLARVEAHWDDLTRATEVNVPQMSLADGLARVMARPERGEVFERAWKLARASL from the coding sequence ATGACCTACGCCACCGACCTGAAACCCATCGGCCCCGTCGATACCACTGTGCGCCTTGCCCAAATGGCCCTTGATGAGCTGTGGGGACAAACGCAGGTAGAAACGCGGGCCTACACGGGCAATATCGTGGCCCTGACGGTAAAAAAACATCTGGGGCGCGTGGAAGAAGCCCTGGCCGGACTGGAAGGCCGCTACGCCGGACGCCAGATTATCGGCGTGATGGACGGCACCGAAGACGTGGTGGTACACGCGACGTTGGTGCCGCAACCGGGCGGCCTGTACGTGGAGCGCCTGATTCTGAATGCCAGTGCCGAGCAGCTTCAGGGCGCGATTTTGCCCCTGCTGCGGCCTGCCACCGTCAATCATGTGTGGTGGGGCGCAGATTCCCAGCCCACCGGCCCGCTGCTGGCCGAACTGACAGATATTGCCGATCAGGTCATTGCCGACAGCCTGACGCTGGATATTCCGCCTGCCCGGCACTACGCACTGGCCGACCTGGGCTGGAGCCGCAGCGCAGGCTGGCGTGAGGCGCTGGCACAGGTCTTCGATTCGGGCGACGCGGCCCGCCAACTGCCACGCATAGACCGCCTGACCGTGCGCTATTCCGGCACCAAGGACCTGCCTGCCCGCCTGTTTGCCGGATTTATTGCCGACACGTTGGGCTGGAAAAACCTAAATGACGTGGAACTGAAACGCTCGCGCTGCCACCGCGAAAACGGTGACCTATGCGGTGCAGAACTGAGTGGCGACGGTGTGCGCTTTGTGCTGAGCGCCGATACGGGCGACCTTGCCCGCGTGGAAGCCCACTGGGACGACCTGACCCGCGCCACCGAAGTGAACGTGCCGCAAATGAGTTTGGCCGACGGGCTGGCCCGCGTGATGGCCCGCCCGGAACGTGGCGAGGTGTTCGAGCGGGCGTGGAAACTGGCGAGGGCGAGCCTATGA